Below is a window of Impatiens glandulifera chromosome 2, dImpGla2.1, whole genome shotgun sequence DNA.
AACCAAGAAATTTAGGGTGAGTTTCATAAACTGAAAAGCACTTCATTATTTAGATGAAGTGATGAGATGTGTTAACAGTGACATAATCTCTTTCATTTGTATGTAAATCTCTCTAAACAAGAAACCCAGGGCAGACAATGATGAACCATATTTGAAGTCATTTCTATCTCTAAACATATTCTCTGAGCTGAATGATCAATAAGACAATGAAGACGAAGGCCACTTACAGGAGGAAGGTAAAGAGCAAATCCCATTCTTGGTCTCAACCAGGCTAAAATATTAGCATCAATTTCAAGTGTTGCAAATTCAATCCACTGTTCAATCTGACCCTGCAACAGAAAACAATTGAACTAAGatacaaagaaaaaacaaagaGAGCAAAGTTCTAAATAAACCCAAATTGAGTAAAATTCATACATATTCAATGGATGAAGAACCATAAAGAGGGTTGTCAGCCTTCAGACGAGTAACTGCATTAATCAGCACAAAGTCACAATTATCACTTTTCAAAAAAGCGTCTTTTCCCCTCTTTTTTCAagtattaaacataaatcaatatAGGCAATCTAACCATAACGAGCAATAGCGTTACTCTCAAAAACTGAACCATCAGGGGTTTCAAGCACAGGAATCTGTAAAAAAGGAATATCTATGATCAATAAGCAAACAAAGTATAAAACTAGATCTCTAACTTGTACTATATTGTCTGTGTGTCATTTACCTTTCCAATAGGGTTCATCTTTAGAAATTCAGGTGTTTTGTTAGATACACCCATCTGAAAATTTGGAGCAATTTCTACCTGGATCCCACTGTACTCTGCAACAATAAGTGTCTTTCTGACATTTTTGTTTACATTGGAGTGCAAGACCTGCATATCAAACAATTGTTGGATAGATCATAGAATAAATACACACATATTAAGGAATGCGCTTCAGTAACCCAAATGCAAACTACAAGATATAAGcaattcaatttcaaatgtACAGTTCCAAACTCATACAGTTAAAATTCATTATGATTATCATAACGTAAACCCTAAACAAGATCTGAAACAAGTTTtgagaaaaaatcaaaataaagagaTGGTCAATTAATCCAGCAAACATCAAAGACTTACCAAGGCCATAGCTAATCAGAAAAACGTTCGCCTAGCAAATATCAGATCTGAGAATTATTATAAaacggaaggatttcactataaaAGAAGCTTTATCAGTGACTATTCTGAGTAGAAATTCACAAAAAGAGGAGACTTGTGAGAATATTCTTAGGTATAAATCTGGTTTGGTTTATtaaagttgtttattttttaaatcacaaacaattataaaaaattgagagTGATATAAGTGGAAAGTTATGAAATGAATATGTTGAAAAAATAGGTTATCTTTCTAGGagaaatgattttaaaattttaaatttaatgtagGAATAATACATCATTTTCTTACATATTCTTAtcaatgtttaaaaaaaaattcttaatatatatttaattataaaaaatagttacttcatataattaatatctaataaaatatataaaaataaaattgtccaAACTCATCACTCTTTCCTAAAGTAGGTGTTTTCAATAAAAGAAAGAGGGTTTAGCTCTCGCACCACGTAACCAAACACTAAATTTATAAAgaatttttaaatgtaaacGTGTCGTTTgtacacttaaattattttcttaatttaaaaaaaagttaggtGACGACTATTTATTCATTAGGTTAATtaagaatgaattaattatgaGTTGactataaaacttaattttcattgcttaattttttataacatttgaaataataattattgacgAAGAATTTCAAGAAATGTAATTAACTCCACAAAGCCTTCctattaaattttattctaattCATGTTAagtatatttgtaaaaataactcaaatttcattttattcttGGGAATATGCTAACTTAGTTTAGTTCTTAAATgttctataaaaatatattgtatttaattaagcCCCTTTAGGCAAAGAAAGTAGCAAATTTGGACTATGCTTTCGGAAGCAAAGCTAGCTTATCCCTTGATTTCAGTTAActtctaaattaaattattgattttcgtataaacttataaaattgaaaatttactttaaaagaatattaagtacatataaaattaatctaaaaataagatagaatcaaaaattaattattattttatttttgaatatataaatatatattctttttaattctttataaaaattgtaaaaaattaatctaaataaaataacatttgataaaccatttaaaaataaaaaaaatgacatggtttaaaaaaaaaggatgagagaaaagaaacaaatataattttgaaatgaatttattttttcactaaCAGAAGGGCTTGATTTCtttaaagatttatataaaaatatcaaaaagagTTAATAATATCTAGATAATACATGGATTGATCACTAAGAAGAAGTAAATAAAGTTAGTCCACTCACATGAACTAAGAATCCAGGATAAATAATATAGAAACCATTATCAGTTGACAACAATCATCCAAAAAAACACTCTGGCAACGTctgaaaatattttagaaattcaAAAAGATGTTTCTAAATTCTAAAACCCGCATAATGAAAGTACTAAAGAGCTTGGTTtcttgtaattttaaaaaaagggAAATAAAGTACCAAAACTTGTAgtctttttccttttttgaGGAATGCTCACTTGAAACATTTAGCATCCAAAAGAGGCTCTCCTTCAAATGGCTCTTGATCCTCAATCATCTGGCTAACCCTCTCCTTCTGGGCTGGATCGGAAATGTCAACCTTTGTCCACTCGTAAAGTTCCATGTCATAGCACTCATCAAGAACAAACTTTGGGATTTCAGGTCCACGGAATAGCCAAAGACCCTTCACCTTGAATGGAGGCTCTGCACCAATCACTAGCATCTTTCCGAAAGCATACTTGCGGGTCAGGTCCATACGCTGAAGAAACCCACCGACCTTGTTCATGGTCACAAAGGAGACCATGTTCTCATCATTGTACTTGTAATCACAGAACCAAAGAGAGTATCCCTCTGGATCATACATATCCCAGAAACCTGTCAAAGAACCAACATCAAAAGGTGATTATTTTAAGGTGAGCTAAATACAAATGatattttgggttatttgagatttaatCTCCAAAATacccagatcaaacaaggccataATCCCTTAATCCATGgtcaacattttaaataaccttactttatattttacaacattttaaatgatttaaataaggATACCAAAAATGACAATTTTCATCAAAacaatacattaaaaaaataataataataaacaaaacaagtTCTTAGGCCTTGATCAGATTTGGCAAGAGTCAACTAGAAatttatgtttgtttatgtATCTAGGCAATTTATCCATATACAGAAATAAAACTGTTTCCAAATGGGGCTAATTACCTTACCAAAGTAAATTCCAAAGTTTAGAACATAAGCAAGATGAAAAGAGAACATACCCTTAATAGCAACTTCACGGAAGTTGGACTTGGTGTTGGAATACAGTCTCTTCCAATCATCCAATACCATGGGGCTTGGAGGAAGAAGATCAAGAGGATTCTTTGCTTTGGGCTTTGGAGCCTCTTCTTCCTCAACATCCACTTCTTTAGCTTTAGGTGCTTCCTTCTTTGGCTCATCCTTGGGCTTTGATGCTTTAGCTTCTTTTGGCTGTGGAGCCTTCTTTGTAGATTGAATAGGAACAACTGAAACTGCTTGCTTTACCTCAcccaatatttttttgaagttAGGCTGATTAACCATGGTCCAAAAGTATCTCTCCACATGGGGAAACTCAGAGGTGAAGCTTTTGGTCATGACATTGGAGAATCCCATGTATAAATTACATGTCAATATGATATCAGCAAGGGTCACAGCATGACCAACCAAGAAAGTGTTTGAAGCCAAATGTGTACTCAAAGCAACTAGTGCCCTCTTCAAGCTAGCAATAGCAGCTTCCTCAGCcttcaaaattttgaaagtgtcaGAAGGATACAAAAATAACCAAGAAATTTTGGGTGAGTTTCAACAAACTGAAAAATGTCTGAATTTTAAGTGTctgaaataattatattaatttacaagGGTTTAAAGTTGTATTTTGTACTATCTTATTACTATATTAACAAGTTAAGTCTTAATAAGTCAATAAATTAGGCTAGATAAATAAGTGATcttaaataaaagtaacaaaattaatttaatttttttgatggaaataataaaatgtgtttaacattGACATACTCTATTCCATTTGTAACGTAAATCTATCTAAACAAGAAACCCAGAGCAGATAAGTTTCTTTAGATCAATGTTCAGCACACAATAGAATAATAGAAGTTTAATGTGATAATGATCATCCATATTCATCATAGCCATGTATAAATCTAAACATTTTCTCTGATGTATCATGTCCATATCTAAACTGCAATAACAATGAGAAAATGAAGACATAGTACACTTACAGGAGGAAGGTAAACAGCATATCCCATCCTTGGATACAACCACTTCGCAATATTAGCATCAATTTCCAGTGTTGCAAAATCAATCCACTGTTCAATATGGCCctgcaaaagaaaataattgaactAAGATAcaaaaaaatactaacaaaagaagaaaggagggaaaggttttaaataaaacaaaattgagTAACATACATATTCAATGGACGAAGAACCATAAAGAGGATTGTCAGCCTTCAGACGAGTAACTGCATTAATCAGCACAAAATCACAATTATCATCTTTTacaaaaaatgtatattttccCCATTTTTTCAAGTATTATACATAAATCCATATAGGAAATCTAACCATAACGAGCAATCGCATTGCTCTCAAAAATTGCACCATCAGGGGTTTGAAGCACAGGAATCTgtacaaaatgaatatttatcaataataagcAAACAAAACCATATCTTTACATGAGTACTTGTACCATACTGTCTCTATCTCATTTACCTTTCCAATAGGGTTGATCTTCAGAAACTCCGGTGTTTTGTTAGATACACCCATCTGAAAATTGGGAGCAAGATCTACTTGGACCCCGCTGTACTCCGCAACAATAAGTGTCTTGAAGACATTTTTGTTTGGAGTGGAATGCAAGACCTACATATAAAACAATTGTATGTTGTAGTTTTCATTGGGGTTACTCGTTACAGTAAAAATTCAAGATGAAGATCATGAACAAGACCAGAAACAAATCGTATGAAACAAATCAGGATTCGTTTCGGTGAAAAATGACAATAAAGAGAAACGGGGTTACGAAAAGACTTACCAAAGCCATAGCTAATCAGCAAATCGTTCGCCGAATAGATATCAGATCTGAAAATAATCACAACAAGAAAGGATTTCAATATAACAGAAGCTTGATCAGATGACTAATTGGAGTAGAAATTGACAAAAATGAAGAGACTTTGAGAAAGAATATAACCTGAGAACGAGAGAGATTTCTCAATAGGAGGTGATAAAATGTCGATCTTCACTTATATATGGGTGAGACTGGGAGGCAGCTAGGGTTTTAGTAAGGAAATGCAAAGATATCGGGCCGGGCCCCTTTTTGGGGTTTCTTGAATTTCTTCTTTACATATGGATCGGGCATTTTAAATGGTTACAATTTGAACCCGTCAAATAAATCTTGTAAGAAGAGCTTTAAAAGCTCAACGAAAAACGCCAATTTAACAAAactatgttttaattattatttaatatattttttttattaaacatttatacaattttatttacaagtttattttgttagactatatttcattttttaaaaaaattgtatatacgtgttcaaaatttggaaaatatatttgtaataaccaataataaaatttacgTTTTAATTTTTCTGTTCATTCAGATTCTGCACGTTTTTTCTagaaaaactaattatattctATAtgcatcaaattaattaaagatatcttgcaaaataaatgattactattcctaaaaataaacatttatccATCTTTAACaaagtcaaaatttataatacttaaaaggTAAAGAGAAACCAACTTTGATGCAGATTTAAATATACTATTGTCAAAATTATGTATTAGGGTTTCATCACAttgtcaaaattaaaaatatcatttgcaaaactattacataaaaataaaatgttttccAGACtttaaatgacattattttgttcaacaataaaaaaaaattgtataataaaatatctacaatattcacatatttttttatcactaatttttattgtatatttaaaaatatttattttataattattataaagtgtaatattgtataataatatttaaattttcagtatcctattaaaaaaattgtttggttggttataatttaaagatacaatcttaataaaaatattaattgtttataaaattattttaatatttcaaaataaatattataaaattaattatggatACACTTGtcaaaatgttatttaattttatatattatttaaaaacaaatttaacgAGAACCAAGAACCAACCAGTATATAGCACTACTATTctttaacaaattatattaatcaaacaattaatatGTGCGAGATTATGAACAATATATAAGGTTTTGATAAAATGCTCAAATAAACCAAATTACCCTAAACACACATACCACCCTAATTGTATTATAATGACGAGTTTaatggataaaaataatttattttcaaacaaataaattataaaaaaagttaatattttaaatcaactaaataaaaattataatataaaaaataaaaatatagtcaATTTTGAACGAATTATATCAAtctaatacaatttttttctatatttattattgagtGTGGcctctaataatttatttttatatttttaacaatatattttttttcagatgtttctgttaattttttttttctgagtAAATTTTTTCGTTAATTTTCCTCTAATACAACACACAATCTATTGTTACGATGAATTATTTTTCCAAGTGTAGTTTCACCCAACCTTCTATGTtcatgaaattttgtttttttttaagaaacatATTATCATCCCGTCGTTGAATGAATCTCGAGACTAATAagtaactttttaaaattatttttggttattGTTCCAACACATTCAATGGCCATGTaattctacattttttttttttttttctggttTTTCAATCAACACTATTATATCATTTGATGAATTTCAAAACTCACGTGTTTAACAAACTTCTCTTCTTAAATCTCAAATCCTTCTAATCTTGAGTTAGGATGGAAACTATAAAAGAGTTTCATTAGCAGAAAtcactaaaataatataaaaaataaacctagCAAATAACTGCAAATGTTAAGGTATAAAAGTATGACCAAATAAAATGTATCTAATCTTTTTCATAGTAAATCACAAGACCAGGAAAGGTGGCCCCTCTAATTCAGACGGTATCTTGAATTCACCACTagtctaaaaaaaaaacacatttatgGCAACAACTACTactcaacaaaaacaaaaatccgATCCTGATTTAaccaagaaagaaagaaaaaaaaaagtaatttacaAGAATTCTTTATTATGAGTATTATTACCTCCTTGTACGTTTTTTAGCAGTAGTATTCGTATCTCCTTCATCTCTCCTCCTCTTAGTCGCCACTGCACTCCCCCCTCCGGCGCCGCCGCTCCTTGTACTTGTACCCTCCCTCCCTCGCCTCACCGGCTGCGACTTCCCGGCGGCCGGTTTCTTCGTCGGCGGTGGTGGTGGGCTCTCCTCCTTTGTCTGCTTTACAACTCCCCTCTTCGGTAACTCTTTCCGGCgatcaccaccaccaccactacCTTTCTTATTACTCGCCGCATCATCACTCCTCAATCTCTCCAACAAACTTGAATTAGTAGTATTACCTTTAGCAGGGGAAGCGTTTTTCTTTATCCTTTTCAAAAAATCAGCCGCCCCTTTCTTCCTAGACGATGAAGTTGTTGTTGTTATCTTTTTCTGATCAGGTTCAGGGGAGCTTGGAACGCTCTTGTCTTCTGAAGGTGAAGGAGGTTTGGATGCTGCCCTGCTCTTTATTCCTTTTCTCAAACTTCTAGTACCCGTCACAGGCTTTTCCTTGCTCTTAACCTTTACCGGGGGGCTGTCATCCTCTTTCAAATCTTTTGCAGCCGCCGTAGATTTTGCGGCGGAGATGGAGCTTCTCTTGCGACATACAACGATTGGAGTGGATGTGGGACGGTTTTTGGTTAACAAGCTGGTATTTGGTTTATCCGGGTCGGGTTGAGCGGCGGTGTTTGTGTCGTCGGAGTCGATTGAAAGACCGGGTTTTTGGAGATTGGTCATTTTCTCActgatttcttttaaaactaaAGTGCGGAGCTGGAGAGCTGCTAAGGATTCTTTGGATGACTTGGGGAAGACGGTGATGATGTTGGTGAAGAGAAGGAGTACGTCGCGGTAGAATTTGGAGGCGTCCGATGAATAATATGAAGATGATTTTGCGGCCACCTTTCGCCGGATGGTTTCCAGATCAATATGCTGTCGGATTATCTCATTGTACTCTTCCGTTTTCTGTAACAAACGATGATAATAATGTTTCATTACTTGGACCCACAAAAGGAAATCAATGCCACTTTACAACTATCCGCTATTATATTATacaacatattttaaaacttaagaTTCAAATCCTCATTCCACAactaataacataatttaaaataacatttgtttttcaaataggACATATGCAATAATACAtctttatgaatatataatgaattttaaaaaaagttgtgaaaaatattaaataaattgtctaaaaaaaataatgatgagaTAGAACAATTCTTATAATATTAggtaaataagaataaatattttttcattcaaatatatataaaaatagaataattaaataatattttattcagtattaaaataataaatcaagttatacaaaataacatattattttaaattaaatatttcattaataaaagaaataaatgaaaaatataataaactaattatagtAGGTGAAAAAGATGTAGAATATTCCATAAAATCTATtacaataagaaaataaataataatttaataagttttttatttcaaaaatcaaatacagtttcaaCATCTAATCATTCTTTTATATACTTCAATaccaaaattatcttttatttaaaaatataaaattaatttatctttaaaaaataaaaataaaaataaaaatatttttaacttttaacaataaaaatatttttaacttttaacaataaaaaatttatttttaaaaatttttaatcaaacaagaaaaaacGTATGTTTGTTAGTAAGAGAGAATatgtgatttataaataaatataagtaatgAAATAGCTTTAAAAAACGAGAGATTTGTTGGCCAATGTCACACGTATGTTCACACACGCGCATATAACATTAGCCatcatttcattttaaaattaatttattaaaaattaaaaaatgtggtTTAATGTTTGTGCGATTGGTTATTTAATCTATATCGTATGGTgaagattaaaacaaaaaccATGATCCGACGGTAGATAATAGAATGAACCTGGCgtaatgaaaaacataaaaattaaaccATACCTGATTATCAAGCCGGCGTTCAAAGAGCGAACCGTGTTTATGCGATCGGATAACATCTAAAAACGCAACCAACGGTTCAGATTTCACCGCCTCCCGTCGTTGTTTAATGGTGGCGGGAGAAACCACTGGTTCATTCCCTAACCGGCGTTTCTTCTTCGATAAACTCGCCGAACTTTGAACGTCGCTGCTACATAAATCCTTATTCCCTTTCTTTGAATTAGTCGCCGATTTTCCACTTTTCTCTGCCTGATTCGCTTTTGACGTCGGCGGCGGCAGCGGCGGCGCGTGTTTCGCAATCGTATCCGAACTGTCGTTAGACGAATCGCTCGTAACTCGATTCAGTTTCTCAACCGGTTCAGTTTCTCTAGACCGGTTCTGCGACGAATTCGACTCGTTAAACGATAGGTTTTCCCTGTCGGAACCGTCGCGTACGGCGGTTTCCGGCGAGGCTTCATCGACGTCTTCGCgtttgttgttgttgtctaCATGAGAAACATCCATCAGATCTGGCTTTTCGTCGTCGTTGCTGTTGTCATCTCCTCTAACCTTCAacttctcctcttcttcttcctcttcttccttCTCTTCCAATCTCTTCACCTTCAACTGCAACTTTCTGTTTGAATATACACACAGATACGGATCGATCGGAACAGTGTTTCAGATCCAAATAGAAATGGCTTACGTATAAGAAAATTGAGAGAGATAGAAGATATTTACTGGATCGAAAGATCATGTAGATGAACCTCCTGTCGTAGCTCTGCAACTCTGAGTTTACGGAGATCCTCAATCCAAGGAACGGATGAAGAATGAACAACGGCGGCGGCGTTTCCTCCTCCGTCTTCATTCATGAAACGGCGGTTGAGGTCGATAAATTTGCCCTTACAAGTCTGTGCCGTAAGAGGGAGAGAACTTCTCGCCTGTAACTCTATGGCGACCAAATCCCAATCCTTAGAGCCATGACGCTCGACTGCACAGGCTAACAGAAGCTCATCCCAGGTCGTCCAATCCAATCGCTTCAGTattcctcctccttctccttcgTCGGCCATGAatgttgttcttcttcttctcttcagCAGACGAAATCGTATCCCTCCATTTCTAATAAGAAAAAAGAATTAGGGTTTCTTTTCTCGCCATCGTCGTCTTCGTCTATTTCGCGGACtctttactctttttttttttaattttattgcttatatatatatatataattttattttattttattttaatttctaaaatcaatATTTGAATAAGAGAGAGATAATTGTCCTTCAAGGAGCATTATATAGGCGGGGAAGTTAGTATGAAGCTCTGTTTCATTACTATTTGTCATGGACAATTACATTTATACCCcttttcttatcaattttttatattttcttaaaaataatatattttattagatataaattattaagtattttcattgattaagctatatttttgtttaagttcatataataagaatataaaaattaaacaaacaatatataaaaaattatagctATGATTTAAATCTCGGTAAATCCTATTCTATAACTTTTCATTTTTGGATGATACATTATTAGAGCTCGTTTgatctgggttatttggaaGTAAAtattgagtttaaaaaaaatatattagttg
It encodes the following:
- the LOC124928176 gene encoding elongation factor 1-gamma 2-like, with the protein product MALVLHSTPNKNVFKTLIVAEYSGVQVDLAPNFQMGVSNKTPEFLKINPIGKIPVLQTPDGAIFESNAIARYVTRLKADNPLYGSSSIEYGHIEQWIDFATLEIDANIAKWLYPRMGYAVYLPPAEEAAIASLKRALVALSTHLASNTFLVGHAVTLADIILTCNLYMGFSNVMTKSFTSEFPHVERYFWTMVNQPNFKKILGEVKQAVSVVPIQSTKKAPQPKEAKASKPKDEPKKEAPKAKEVDVEEEEAPKPKAKNPLDLLPPSPMVLDDWKRLYSNTKSNFREVAIKGFWDMYDPEGYSLWFCDYKYNDENMVSFVTMNKVGGFLQRMDLTRKYAFGKMLVIGAEPPFKVKGLWLFRGPEIPKFVLDECYDMELYEWTKVDISDPAQKERVSQMIEDQEPFEGEPLLDAKCFK
- the LOC124923756 gene encoding nucleolar and coiled-body phosphoprotein 1-like encodes the protein MADEGEGGGILKRLDWTTWDELLLACAVERHGSKDWDLVAIELQARSSLPLTAQTCKGKFIDLNRRFMNEDGGGNAAAVVHSSSVPWIEDLRKLRVAELRQEVHLHDLSIQKLQLKVKRLEEKEEEEEEEEKLKVRGDDNSNDDEKPDLMDVSHVDNNNKREDVDEASPETAVRDGSDRENLSFNESNSSQNRSRETEPVEKLNRVTSDSSNDSSDTIAKHAPPLPPPTSKANQAEKSGKSATNSKKGNKDLCSSDVQSSASLSKKKRRLGNEPVVSPATIKQRREAVKSEPLVAFLDVIRSHKHGSLFERRLDNQKTEEYNEIIRQHIDLETIRRKVAAKSSSYYSSDASKFYRDVLLLFTNIITVFPKSSKESLAALQLRTLVLKEISEKMTNLQKPGLSIDSDDTNTAAQPDPDKPNTSLLTKNRPTSTPIVVCRKRSSISAAKSTAAAKDLKEDDSPPVKVKSKEKPVTGTRSLRKGIKSRAASKPPSPSEDKSVPSSPEPDQKKITTTTSSSRKKGAADFLKRIKKNASPAKGNTTNSSLLERLRSDDAASNKKGSGGGGDRRKELPKRGVVKQTKEESPPPPPTKKPAAGKSQPVRRGREGTSTRSGGAGGGSAVATKRRRDEGDTNTTAKKRTRR